One genomic segment of Paenibacillus sp. FSL H8-0332 includes these proteins:
- a CDS encoding sugar ABC transporter substrate-binding protein, with the protein MDKKWVVATMSTVLALSLAGCAADSNKEPAASNSKPADTKGDNGAASGGKTKILYWTPDRHDADFMKSKIDEFNKTNKDNIEVEMTVMGDNYPQAVDIAFASKQAPDVLQINDFQTYYKKGYMAPINDYMSSEMKETFKDSLLENKNTVDGKTYTLPNTGQIWRLIYNKDIFKQAGIENPPKTLDEMVAAAKKITETGKKDGVYGFASPFKSSSGFWRASNTVAGASNNTGIDGYNYKTGQFDFSMYKDIALALRQMNEDGSMLPGVESLDIDPLRAQFAQGKIGMYINHSAEPGVYKDQFPTTANWAAVAVPTTDGTIKGASQIIGGSYIGISADSTHKEAAWKFMEYVYSDSLQSEYYEKGYGISLIPTVISSGKKPSIPGIEGFLPKRYDAIYPANPLTITEGSLEGSKWSDAFSVFVFTGGDVDSIIKDLDTRYNASLEKARASGATNIVADPSFDASKLQGKLSTEE; encoded by the coding sequence CGCGGCAAGTAACAGCAAACCGGCGGACACCAAGGGAGACAACGGAGCAGCAAGCGGCGGCAAAACCAAAATCCTCTACTGGACACCCGACCGTCACGATGCCGATTTCATGAAATCCAAGATTGATGAGTTCAACAAGACGAACAAGGATAACATCGAAGTGGAAATGACCGTGATGGGTGACAATTATCCGCAGGCGGTAGATATCGCTTTTGCCAGTAAGCAGGCTCCTGATGTGCTTCAGATTAATGACTTCCAGACCTATTACAAAAAAGGCTACATGGCCCCGATCAATGACTATATGAGCAGCGAGATGAAGGAGACCTTCAAGGACAGCCTGCTGGAGAACAAGAACACCGTGGACGGCAAGACCTATACCCTGCCCAACACCGGACAGATCTGGAGACTGATCTATAATAAAGATATCTTCAAGCAAGCGGGTATTGAGAATCCTCCGAAAACACTGGACGAGATGGTTGCTGCTGCCAAAAAGATTACCGAAACCGGCAAAAAGGACGGCGTATACGGCTTCGCCAGCCCGTTCAAGAGCTCAAGCGGCTTCTGGCGTGCCTCCAATACCGTAGCAGGCGCGAGCAACAATACCGGCATTGACGGCTACAATTACAAGACCGGCCAATTCGACTTCAGCATGTACAAGGATATTGCGCTGGCCCTGCGTCAGATGAATGAAGACGGCAGCATGCTGCCGGGCGTAGAGAGCCTGGATATCGATCCGCTGCGTGCGCAGTTCGCTCAAGGCAAAATCGGCATGTACATTAACCACTCCGCAGAGCCCGGCGTCTACAAAGACCAGTTCCCGACCACCGCTAATTGGGCTGCTGTTGCTGTACCGACTACGGACGGAACGATCAAGGGCGCATCGCAGATCATCGGCGGCTCCTACATCGGCATCAGCGCGGACAGCACGCACAAGGAAGCAGCGTGGAAGTTCATGGAGTATGTGTACAGCGACAGTCTGCAGAGCGAATATTATGAAAAAGGCTACGGCATCTCCCTGATCCCTACAGTCATCAGCTCCGGCAAAAAACCAAGCATTCCCGGCATTGAAGGCTTCCTGCCGAAGCGTTATGACGCCATTTATCCGGCGAACCCGCTGACCATTACAGAAGGATCACTGGAAGGCAGCAAATGGAGCGATGCGTTCTCAGTCTTCGTCTTCACCGGTGGAGATGTGGACAGCATTATCAAGGATCTGGACACCCGGTACAATGCATCTTTGGAAAAAGCGAGAGCTTCCGGCGCAACAAATATTGTGGCCGATCCAAGCTTTGACGCATCGAAGCTTCAGGGTAAATTATCCACCGAAGAATAA